TCCGGTACGTCCGGGATTGCGCGAGGGGCGGGGCGGCCGGGTTCATGGTCATGCCGCCGATGGTGTACCGGGCGGACGCGGACGAAGCGGCGGCGTACTTCCGGGCGGTGGCCGCCGCCACGGACCTGCCGTGGATGCTGTACAACAACCCGCTCGCCTACACCGTCGATGTCACCCCGGAACGGCTGACGGAGTACGTCGACATCGTCACCCTGAAAGCGATCAAGGAAAGTTCGGGCGACCCCCGCCGGGTGACCGAGATCCGACTCGCCCTCGGCGACCGACTGGCGATTTTTGCCGGGGTCGACGACCTGATTTTGGAGTCCGCGGTCTCGGGCATCGACGGCTGGGTGGCCGGGTCGGGGATCGCTTTCCCCCAACAAAATCAGCACTTGTGGAATTTGATTCGGGCCGGCCGGTGGGACGAAGCCCGCCGCGTGTACCGCTGGTGCGCCCCGCTGATGAAGCTGGACACGCACCCCAAATTCGTCCAGTACATCAAGTTGATGGTCCAGGAGGCCGGGCTCGGCTCGGAATGGGTGCGGGAACCGCGGCGCCCGCTCGTCGGGGCCGAACGGGAGCGCGTCCTCGGGATCATCCGGCGCGGCTTGGACGCCCGCCCCGCGGTGTAAGTCACTTGGTGACCGCCGGTCTCCCCAATCGGATACTGTTGCCCGCCGAGCAACCCGTGCGCTCTCGCCCGCACGGTTCGGTCGGCTCGCGGTCCGCGCGCGACGACGGGTTTTGACGACGAAGGGGGCACTTCTCCCTCTCCCTTCGTGTGATTCGGTTCGTTGGTTCCGACCTCTCATCTATCGATTCCTTTCGTCCGAGGGTCCGTTCATGGCTACGCCAACCAGGAAGGCCGCGGGGTTCACGCTGATCGAGTTGCTGGTCGTGATCGCGATCATCGCGATCCTGATCGGCCTGCTCCTGCCGGCCGTTCAGAAAGTCCGCGAGGCGGCCGCGCGGTCGAAATGCCAGAATAACCTCAAGCAACTGTCGCTGGCCGCCCTCAATTACGAGTCGGCGAATAACTCCCTCCCGCCGGGCTTTAACAGCGACACCTACGTCGGCGTGCTCGTCTATTTATTGCCGTACATTGAACAGAACGCCCTCTATAACAACGTTCCCACCGCGCTCTTCAAACTCCCCGCGACGCAGCCGACGACGTACGCCGCTTCGACCCTGCCGTGGGCGAGCACCTGGCCCGGGAACGCCGGCAACACCTATTTCACCGTGGCCTCCGTCCGCGTGCCGACATTTGAGTGCCCATCGGACAACTTATACGACGGCTCGATCACGTCGGTCTTCGCGGTCCGAAATCGGACGTACAGCTTCACCTGGTCGACCCCGTCGCCGCTGGCCCGCACGAACTACATGGGAAGTGCCGGGGCGTTCGGCCTGCTCGATTCCGAGAACAGCTACTGGAACATGTTCAACGGGCCGTATTTGACGAGCAAGATGGTGGGCCTGAACCGGATTACCGACGGCACGTCGCAGACCATGGGCTTCAGCGAGATCGTGGGCGGCGACTGCGGGTCGCCGGCCGCGCGCACCAACGCCGTGGCGTGGATGGGGGCCGGCGGGATGGAGGTCGGGTACTCGTTCGACACCGACGCCGGCTTCTGCTGGTACAAGGTCGGGAGCAAACACACCGGCGTTATCAACATCGCGTTGTGCGACGGGAGCGTGAAATCGGTCCGCAAAATTCTATCGCCGCTCGACCCCGCGCTCGACCTCGCGGGCGCCCAGGACGGGACCGTTCTCGATACGACCCAGCTCGGCTTTTAACGACCGCGGCAAGGTGTTACCGGCGCGACAAGGACAGACGGGGAGACCTCATGATTATCCGCGCGTGTTTGTTGGTCATCTGTGCCCTCGTGTGCGGGTGCGGGGATCGAGTTCGACCACGGGGCCCTCGGCGGACGGCAAATCTGCCCCGGGAGGAGGCGCGGAGCGTTCGGCGCGGTTCGGCCTCCATCCGCCCCCGCCGCCCCCCTCGCCGCCGGGCGGTCGGAAGAACGACCCGCCGCCCCCACCGCCAATGCCTCCCGCGGGCCAGTGACGGCCCGCCGGCGACGGCGTACCGTGTTCACTCCCCTTGCACCCCACGACCCGAAGCCATTCCTCTATGCCCGCGCGAACACCTTTCCCCCAGAAAAAATCTGCGGACATTCGTACCAACTCCATCCGGGTCATCGATCCCCACACCGGAGAGGCGTACGTGACCGCCGAGACGGCCCTGCTGTTCCACCCCGTCACCCCGTTCCGGTCGGGGGTGCGGGCGTGAGCGGATTCAAGGGGCGTGTCGTGGTGGTCGGGGGCGGCGTCGTCGGGGCCGCGTGCGCGTACTATCTGGCGAAGGCCGGGCGGACGGTCACCGTCCTGGACCGGGCCGGTTTCGGGGCCGGGTGTTCGCACGCCAACTGCGGTTACGTTTGCCCCAGCCACGTTCTGCCGCTCGCCGGGCCGGGGGCGATCTGGTCCACGCTCAAAACGATGTTTAGCCGGAACTCTCCACTCAAAGTCCGGCTCGGGGTCGTACTCCGGAACCCGGGCTGGTTTCTCGGATTCGCCCGCCGGTGTACTGACCGCCGCATGATGTCCGCGGGGGGCGCCATCCACGGCCTGCTGACCTCGTCCCGCCGGTTGTACGACGACCTGATTCGGGGCGAGCAGGTCGAATGCGAGTGGGAAACGAAGGGCCTCCTATTCGTGTACCGGTCGCAACAGGCGATGGACCACTACGCCGCGACCGACCGGTTGCTCCGGGAACGGTTCGACACACCGGCCCGCCGGCTCGACGGGGACTCTCTGACCGCCCTCGAGCCTTCGCTGAAGCCGGGGTTGGCCGGCGGTTGGCTGTACGAGGGAGACGCCCACTTACGGCCGGACCGGCTCATGGGAGAGTTCCGCCGGGTTCTGACCGGGCTCGGAGTCGAGATACGGGAACATTCCCCGGTGGCTGGGTTTTTGTACAGTGGCGGTCGGGCGGCCGGCGTTCGCACCGCGACGGGTGACGTGCCGGCCGACGACGTGGTGGTCGCCACCGGGGCGTGGACCCCGAAGTTCGCTCGCGAATTGGGGTGTCGGATCCCGATCCAGCCGGGTAAGGGGTATTCGGTCACTTTCCCGCGGTCGACCACCGGGCCGGCGTATCCCATGATCTTCGAGGAAGACCGCGTGGCGGTCACCCCATTCCGGTCCGGGTTCCGGATCGGTTCGACGATGGAATTTGCCGGGTACGACGAGCGGTTGAACCGGGGCCGGCTCGCGCTACTGACCGCGGCGGCCGGCGAATACCTACGCGACCCCGCGTTCGGCCCGGCCACCGACGAATGGTGGGGTTGGCGCCCGATGACGCCGGACGGGGTGCCGGTGATCGGCCCGAGTCCGGCCCTGCCGAACGTGTGGCTCGCCGCCGGGCACAACATGCTCGGACTGTCGATGGCCCCCGCCACCGGCAAACTGGTGGCCGAGATGATTACCGGTAGCCGTCCCCACCTGGACCCGTCTCCCTACGCGGCTACCCGTTTTTAGCCCGCCTGCTTTTCGCCTTTGGACGCACGACGCTGCGGCTTCGGCGGCGCGCTCGACGCCCGCCTCTTTATTGCCGCCAGTTCGTCCGGCGGCCGTAGTAGGACGGCCGGGAGTAGAAGAAGCCGCTGGAAGATCGGCCATAGTACATGGAGGGCGGGAACGAGGTGTTGCCGTAGTAATATTGGCCCGTTCCGTAGGAGTTACCCCGGGAGAGCCCCGGGTAAGACGGATAAAAGCCGGATGGCGACAACACGGGTGAATAGGTTCCCGGGTAGGACGGGGAGAAACTGGCCGGCACCAGACCTTGGGAATACGAGCCGTTTCCCGGGTAATACTGTGCGCGGGCTTCGCCAGTCATGGCGACCATCGATCCGATCGCGAGCCCGAAGCCCAATACGATTTTTGAGCCCACTTTTTGTCCTCCTCTAACAAGTTCACTCCAGCACACGGCTGGCGTTACACGTAAACGATAAGCGATGGTTGTGCCAAACACACGATCCCTTTGGCATCTATCTTGCAATTTAATCCATTCGCTCGTTCGCGATTCTTTGGACAAAGGCATGGCCCGAAACGAGCGGCTGATCCGGTTGCGAATGAATTTGAACAGTGCGGCACGACTGACGACACCGTTTGACACAAAGCCAGGAGGAGATCATGGATCATCAATCCCATACCCCCGAGAACTCGAACCCACCGAAACCCCGGTCCACGACGGATTCCGAGGAGTGGGGCGAGCGGATCGAGACGGGCCGGCAGATCGCCCGCGGCGGTAAAGATCAGGGACACGTGCCGGGGGCAACGGGCGACGACCAGACCGATCCCCGATCGGGTCAAGAAGAGCCCAAGAAAGAGGAATAATTCGACCCCACTGCGGCATGACGTGCCGGTGTCCGCACACATGCCGGTGTCGGTTCGGTCTCTTCGCGATTGTCCATTTTCTGCTACCGCTCTTCGTTTACTCGACGCCGCCGACAAACCATTTAACTGCTTCCGCCCCCTATCCCCGACCGCAATATCGCGACCGTGAGTTAATAAAAAACGCGCATTCACGAACCCCTGAATCGGCTGCGACACGACTTCTTGAAACGAGATCCCAATGTCCGAGGGTACGCCCCAGACGTAGGTGAGTGAAGCAAACCAAGCGACGCGCGAGCCCGCTCGCGCATCAAACAAACCGAAAGGATGCAAGGAACTTCGCATACCCCCCGGCCAGTGTACGATAGCGGCGAGCAGGGCCTTCGTCCCCGCTCACCTAAAATGCCCCCAAGCAGTTTGCTAGAGCATTTTCACTACCAATCTGGC
This portion of the Fimbriiglobus ruber genome encodes:
- a CDS encoding DUF1559 domain-containing protein gives rise to the protein MATPTRKAAGFTLIELLVVIAIIAILIGLLLPAVQKVREAAARSKCQNNLKQLSLAALNYESANNSLPPGFNSDTYVGVLVYLLPYIEQNALYNNVPTALFKLPATQPTTYAASTLPWASTWPGNAGNTYFTVASVRVPTFECPSDNLYDGSITSVFAVRNRTYSFTWSTPSPLARTNYMGSAGAFGLLDSENSYWNMFNGPYLTSKMVGLNRITDGTSQTMGFSEIVGGDCGSPAARTNAVAWMGAGGMEVGYSFDTDAGFCWYKVGSKHTGVINIALCDGSVKSVRKILSPLDPALDLAGAQDGTVLDTTQLGF
- a CDS encoding NAD(P)/FAD-dependent oxidoreductase, giving the protein MSGFKGRVVVVGGGVVGAACAYYLAKAGRTVTVLDRAGFGAGCSHANCGYVCPSHVLPLAGPGAIWSTLKTMFSRNSPLKVRLGVVLRNPGWFLGFARRCTDRRMMSAGGAIHGLLTSSRRLYDDLIRGEQVECEWETKGLLFVYRSQQAMDHYAATDRLLRERFDTPARRLDGDSLTALEPSLKPGLAGGWLYEGDAHLRPDRLMGEFRRVLTGLGVEIREHSPVAGFLYSGGRAAGVRTATGDVPADDVVVATGAWTPKFARELGCRIPIQPGKGYSVTFPRSTTGPAYPMIFEEDRVAVTPFRSGFRIGSTMEFAGYDERLNRGRLALLTAAAGEYLRDPAFGPATDEWWGWRPMTPDGVPVIGPSPALPNVWLAAGHNMLGLSMAPATGKLVAEMITGSRPHLDPSPYAATRF
- a CDS encoding dihydrodipicolinate synthase family protein, whose amino-acid sequence is MRMEFSWAGVFPAATTQFRQDLSLDHEATARHLEALIASGVSGLVVCGSLGENQVLDPDEKRAVVATAVRAARGRVPVVAGVAEASTVAAVRYVRDCARGGAAGFMVMPPMVYRADADEAAAYFRAVAAATDLPWMLYNNPLAYTVDVTPERLTEYVDIVTLKAIKESSGDPRRVTEIRLALGDRLAIFAGVDDLILESAVSGIDGWVAGSGIAFPQQNQHLWNLIRAGRWDEARRVYRWCAPLMKLDTHPKFVQYIKLMVQEAGLGSEWVREPRRPLVGAERERVLGIIRRGLDARPAV